The Ananas comosus cultivar F153 linkage group 7, ASM154086v1, whole genome shotgun sequence genome has a window encoding:
- the LOC109713391 gene encoding transcription termination factor MTERF2, chloroplastic-like, which translates to MAPLLQKLSFLLRTSSSSSHLLRSLLLSTATASKKPQNPYAPESHFMVDYLVSSIGLSRDQAIKASKGLAHLRSPDRPDAVVGFLKRTGLSDAHIKSLISWHPKLLCANTEKTLERRAKELEEGGFSGPLLVQVVRSNPFAFTINGVLQRLQFWKEFVGGDNTVFSKVVRRNRMLINYDIERKVVPNITLLRNYGLSDKDITLVMMRVNGFILRSPISIKHLLKQTEDLGFSPESKMFVQALSVVAMIKSTTLQKKIELFKSFGWSKDEVHKAFRKCPNVLSLAEENVRLKMDFLLGKAGCLPVYIKERPMLLAYSLEKRLVPRHHVMSILKEKGIGKYFSFYSVVGLPEKNFVEKFIRRNEKGMPGLDKVYAAACAGVIPT; encoded by the coding sequence ATGGCTCCGCTTCTCCAGAagctctccttcctcctccgcacctcttcctcctcttcccacCTCCTCCGATCCCTTCTCCTGTCCACGGCAACAGCTTCGAAGAAGCCCCAAAACCCTTACGCTCCCGAGTCCCATTTCATGGTCGATTACCTCGTCTCCTCCATTGGGCTCTCCCGGGACCAAGCCATTAAGGCCTCCAAGGGCCTCGCCCACCTCCGATCCCCCGATCGCCCCGACGCCGTCGTTGGCTTCCTCAAGCGCACCGGATTATCCGACGCCCACATCAAAAGCCTAATCTCCTGGCACCCCAAATTGCTTTGCGCCAACACGGAGAAGACCCTCGAGCGCCGCGCTAAGGAGCTCGAGGAGGGCGGCTTCTCCGGGCCGCTGCTCGTCCAGGTCGTCCGGTCCAACCCTTTTGCTTTCACCATCAATGGCGTCCTCCAAAGGCTCCAGTTTTGGAAAGAGTTCGTCGGCGGCGACAACACGGTTTTCTCTAAGGTTGTGAGAAGAAATAGGATGCTTATTAACTATGATATCGAAAGGAAGGTTGTTCCTAATATTACTCTTCTGAGAAACTACGGATTGTCCGACAAGGATATCACGCTGGTGATGATGAGGGTGAACGGGTTCATACTCCGCTCGCCGATCTCGATTAAGCATCTGCTGAAGCAAACAGAGGATTTGGGCTTCTCCCCTGAGTCGAAGATGTTCGTGCAAGCTCTGTCAGTGGTGGCCATGATTAAAAGTACGACCTTGCAGAAGAAGATCGAGCTTTTCAAGAGCTTTGGGTGGTCTAAAGATGAGGTTCATAAGGCATTTCGGAAGTGCCCGAATGTGCTCTCGCTCGCGGAGGAGAATGTGAGGTTGAAAATGGATTTCTTGCTGGGGAAAGCAGGCTGCCTGCCGGTGTATATCAAAGAGAGGCCGATGCTTCTTGCCTACAGTTTGGAGAAGAGGCTGGTGCCTCGGCATCATGTGATGAGTATCCTCAAGGAGAAGGGGATTGGAAAGTATTTTAGCTTTTATAGTGTCGTTGGTTTACCCGAGAAAAACTTTGTTGAGAAGTTTATTAGGCGCAATGAGAAAGGAATGCCAGGTCTTGACAAGGTCTATGCTGCTGCTTGCGCCGGAGTGATACCCACTTAG